In Macrobrachium rosenbergii isolate ZJJX-2024 chromosome 49, ASM4041242v1, whole genome shotgun sequence, the following are encoded in one genomic region:
- the LOC136832313 gene encoding uncharacterized protein codes for MSSYFSIKLTRKHLDFEKVYCYTHRSMQEFAVAGVVCDDIILSSTRQKGGNSFELVLRSVGLLSPEDEREGNVILSQELLEVIFYVPGILYSTERNVLYEFIDDIHDFYMLAWDLSLERFVDNLLIPCAETRLDRKVLKSLASRLKDKVARDGMLISKTESLFVLPSLLSKLQPATIKFCEVPRDLSELNVTLQVANQHSIRTEFDLIIYLADFPEFSGRVWHPLDQLAMDVCRYDTSDAEEQDLESLCPISLEESAKELKLTYQMQELSGDRLAQVINRTVPMNRPEGTTDLYVFLSAEHRIKRIIDSLMVRPLRSLTFDKSEPDGDSIQDLRRRCLEKGLGDLDIQYIGF; via the exons ATGTCATCCTATTTCAGTATCAAACTGACAAGGAAGCATCTCGATTTTGAAAAGGTATACTGCTACACGCACAGAAGTATGCAGGAATTTGCAGTTGCGGGGGTGGTCTGTGATGACATCATCTTATCAAGTACGAGGCAAAAAGGAGGAAACAGTTTTGAGCTTGTTCTGCGGTCTGTAGGACTCCTGAGCCCTGAAGATGAACGCGAGGGAAACGTTATTCTGTCGCAGGAATTATTGGAAGTTATTTTCTATGTACCAGGAATACTTTACAGCACTGAAAGAAATGTCCTGTACGAGTTCATAGATGATATTCATGATTTCTATATGTTGGCGTGGGACCTCAGCCTGGAGAGATTCGTGGATAATCTTTTGATACCGTGTGCTGAAACTAGACTGGACAGAAAGGTTTTGAAATCACTTGCCTCACGATTGAAAGACAAGGTTGCAAGGGATGGAATGCTGATCAGTAAAACCGAGTCCCTTTTTGTCCTGCCATCCTTGCTATCAAAATTACAGCCCGCAACCATTAAATTTTGCGAAGTACCGAGAGATCTTTCTGAGCTGAATGTAACACTGCAAGTTGCCAATCAACACAGCATTCGTACAGAGTTTGACCTGATTATCTATTTAGCTGACTTCCCAGAGTTTTCAGGACGGGTGTGGCATCCATTGGATCAGTTAG CAATGGACGTTTGCAGGTATGACACTTCCGATGCTGAAGAACAAGATTTAGAGAGCCTCTGTCCTATCTCTCTCGAGGAATCAGCAAAGGAACTGAAATTAACCTACCAGATGCAAGAGCTCAGTGGGGATCGTCTTGCCCAAGTCATAAACAGAACAGTCCCCATGAACCGTCCAGAGGGCACCACAGATTTGTACGTTTTCTTGTCAGCAG aacATAGAATAAAGCGTATAATCGACTCGCTCATGGTTCGGCCTTTGCGGTCTCTGACTTTCGACAAATCGGAGCCAGACGGCGATTCCATTCAAGACCTGAGGAGGCGCTGCTTGGAAAAAGGACTCGGAGATCTAGACATTCAGTATATCGGGTTTTAG